One Pelodiscus sinensis isolate JC-2024 unplaced genomic scaffold, ASM4963464v1 ctg100, whole genome shotgun sequence DNA segment encodes these proteins:
- the LOC142825267 gene encoding uncharacterized protein LOC142825267, which translates to MIPELYESLSKSALKDLCLGRGIAFRKRASKLDLVVLLLTRDVNERDQKRAREAAERRQKADEEIAKRKQEMDRELEMRKAEHAERMAEHAKKMALAKEENARLDLQLKRLKEQERLYPPEGSMCNSVGMRCAYDMADVFCPADVMTQPQSMYECKPFVLPVASREVWEGGACGYGKFPGAGQSPCNQGESVSTCVPVADGCVSVQGGSEPVGEGPSDASEVRLESEPGQEEPRNQGNVSLGQPGVAGQSDVLVEELVAGEVCGIEPAQAEIELCGEAQCAQAGNLAGGSSRGAVKEAVSVASCMPKISQGCWNKGEAVSGCLAVCGEEFLPLSKEGAPQPVKAESSVVVPELGLDMAKAQEGGGPRFVSAGERDEVTQVESVSVLPEPQRSDSGDPDIVPDAAVLLAEGGATLWEQGDPLARAQGENEGVLTLVPNDGVDVYSHLESCTGSEDASDPVSCGSVCVPERGLSMNPPEGPEMIQGVRELQEELVVAQQGKAAAEPGKGELLLKGAHREESPGSACSKQFAVTERGDDAWLGEGIQEKALPVKGSSFLCEALVLVPDRRDLSVNSDSTDLGLGKPSVDGVGEVSEGLRVVPDEAGTARELEQAVNPVTVGDQLAGKSVCVGQDCSQVNEESGKLVSQIQEKGWVDKYAEQNSCVVTLPRMQEMAVTLPSLDTVDTHNQSGKWISGSMWKQRLERDRGETWESTAYCCYPTEWGKGENSRAIVSQGVTPSQPFVLVRPEVSGLEPRGQGGGSGLALTKKICRLNLKGKNCNGVEPKKGHDGECQYTPNIGLFLLLMLIRVTNVLLLQRIVTVYSVHELMKIPCILSGDVPNDRRYVRGHCDVAISWLTLVTGFGTSYRTKRVPARRSCVRRETEAHHHFDGGGL; encoded by the coding sequence atgatcccggaattatatgagagtctgagcaaaagtgctctgaaggatttgtgcttggggagaggcattgcctttaggaaaagggcctctaaactagatctggtagtgttgttactaaccagagatgtgaatgaaagggatcagaagcgagccagggaagctgctgaaagaaggcagaaggcagatgaagaaattgctaagagaaagcaggagatggatcgggaacttgagatgagaaaagcagaacatgcagagagaatggcagagcatgcaaagaagatggccctagccaaggaggaaaatgctagacttgacctccagcttaagagactaaaagaacaagagagactgtatccccCTGAAGGTTCGAtgtgtaactctgtgggtatgcggtgtgcttatgatatggcagacgtattttgcccagctgatgtgatgacccaaccccaaagcatgtatgaatgcaaaccttttgtgttacctgtagctagcagggaggtttgggaagggggtgcatgtgggtatggaaagtttcctggagctggtcagtctccctgtaaccaaggggaaagtgtctctacatgtgtgcctgtggcagatggctgtgtgtctgtgcaggggggcagtgagcctgtgggtgagggcccgtctgatgcctcagaggtgaggctggaatcagaaccagggcaagaagagcccagaaatcagggaaatgtttctctggggcagcctggagtggctggccagagtgacgttttagttgaggagttggtggctggtgaggtttgtggaattgaacctgcacaagctgaaattgagttgtgtggAGAAGCACAGTGTgcgcaagctggcaatttggctggtggaagtagcaggggggcagtaaaggaagctgtctcagtggctagctgtatgcctaagattagccaggggtgttggaacaagggagaagctgtctctggttgtctggctgtgtgtggggaagagtttcttccctTGTCtaaggaaggtgccccacagcctgtgaaggctgagagcagtgttgttgtcccagagttgggtctggatatggctaaggcccaggaagggggtggcccaaggtttgtgtctgctggggagagggatgaggtgactcaggtagagtcagtcagtgttttaccagaaccccagagatcagacagtggtgaccctgatattgtgcctgatgctgctgtgttgctggcagaggggggagcgactctgtgggagcagggagaccccttagcccgggcacaaggagagaatgagggcgtgttaactctggtgcctaatgatggtgtggatgtttacagccatctagagagctgcacagggagtgaagatgcctctgaccccgtctcttgtgggtctgtctgtgtgcctgagaggggattgtctatgaatccaccagaggggccagagatgattcagggagtaagggaattgcaggaggagttggttgtggctcagcagggcaaggctgctgcagagccagggaagggtgaactgctgcttaagggagctcatagggaggagagtcctggcagtgcttgtagcaagcagtttgcagtaactgagagaggtgacgatgcctggcttggagaaggcattcaggagaaagctctgcctgtaaaaggcagcagcttcttgtgtgaggcacttgttttggtgcctgacagacgggatttgtctgttaacagtgactccactgacttgggtttagggaaacccagtgtggatggtgttggagaggtctcagagggactgagggttgttccagatgaggcaggaacagccagagaattggagcaggcggttaacccagtgactgtgggtgaccagcttgctgggaagtcagtgtgtgtgggacaggattgttcccaggtgaatgaggagagtgggaagttagtgtctcagattcaggagaagggctgggtagataagtatgcagagcagaacagctgtgtggtcactctccctaggatgcaggagatggcagttacgctcccatctctggacactgtggacactcataatcaatcagggaagtggatatctggttccatgtggaaacagaggttagagagggacagaggagagacttgggagtctacagcttactgctgttaccccactgagtgggggaagggggaaaattccagggccattgtgagccagggagtcacacccagccagccctttgtcttggtcaggccagaggtttcaggcctggagcccagaggacaagggggagggtcaggacttgctttgacaaagaagatttgcaggttgaacctgaagggaaaaaactgcaatggtgtggagccaaagaaggggcatgatggggaatgtcaatatacacctaatataggattgtttttgttactgatgttaattcgtgtaaccaatgtattattgttgcagagaattgtaacggtatacagtgtgcatgagcttatgaaaataccatgtattctgtctggagatgtaccaaacgacagacggtatgtaaggggacattgtgatgtggctatttcatggttaacacttgtaactggttttggaacttcttacaggacaaaaagggttccagccagaaggtcctgtgtaagaagggaaactgaggcacaccaccattttgacgggggaggcctgtga
- the LOC102459400 gene encoding avidin-like, with the protein MGKVAFSLLLLLAVVTLGASSDGECLLTGSWRNDLGSNMTISAVDSTGAFSGKYLTAVSATSRRILESPFVGFQHPTNETAQPTFGFTVKWTFTNTTAVFVGQCFMGADGKEFLKTMWLLRAAVESPGDDWKATRVGTNLFVRNP; encoded by the exons ATGGGGAAAGTcgccttctccctgctcctcctcctggccGTGGTGACCCTCGGGGCCTCGTCAGATGGAGAA TGCCTGCTGACCGGCTCGTGGCGGAACGACCTGGGCTCCAATATGACCATCTCTGCCGTTGACTCCACGGGGGCCTTCTCCGGCAAGTACCTCACGGCGGTGTCGGCCACCTCCCGGCGCATCCTGGAGTCGCCCTTCGTCGGGTTCCAGCATCCCACCAACGAGACCGCGCAGCCCACCTTCGGCTTCACCGTCAAATGGACGTTCACAA ACACCACCGCCGTCTTCGTGGGCCAGTGCTTCATGGGTGCTGACGGGAAGGAGTTTCTGAAGACCATGTGGCTGCTGCGTGCGGCGGTCGAGTCCCCAGGGGACGACTGGAAAGCGACCAG AGTCGGCACCAACCTGTTCGTCCGCAACCCATGA